A section of the Candidatus Neomarinimicrobiota bacterium genome encodes:
- a CDS encoding GIY-YIG nuclease family protein, whose protein sequence is MKYYVYILKSKIKDWHYVGMSSNVKIRFNKHNEKKVKSTRNYAPFDLLLSEEFQDRVSARHREKYYKTGFGKKVWMKKVKDLKIKS, encoded by the coding sequence ATGAAATATTATGTTTACATATTAAAATCCAAAATTAAGGATTGGCATTATGTTGGTATGTCTTCGAATGTTAAAATCCGATTTAATAAGCATAATGAAAAAAAGGTAAAATCTACGCGAAACTATGCACCTTTTGACTTACTCTTATCAGAGGAATTCCAAGATCGTGTTTCTGCCCGACATAGAGAAAAGTATTACAAGACAGGATTTGGGAAAAAAGTTTGGATGAAAAAAGTTAAAGACTTAAAAATAAAATCTTAA
- a CDS encoding deoxynucleoside kinase — protein MKSHPFVGLAGNIGVGKTTFTEKMAQAFGWSPIYESVADNPYLSDFYGDMKRWSFNLQIYFLHHRFKGQRNIAHNNGGVIQDRTIYEDVEIFARNLHEMNRMDDRDWQNYQDLFSIMTGYLRQPDLIIYLKASTDTLQTRIHSRGRDYENSIDPEYLHQLNVAYDKWINELKDISVMTIETDHFNIFENTDQFQSILDDVKKQL, from the coding sequence ATGAAAAGTCATCCTTTTGTTGGCTTGGCGGGAAATATCGGTGTCGGAAAAACAACATTCACAGAAAAAATGGCGCAAGCATTTGGATGGTCCCCTATTTATGAATCTGTAGCTGATAATCCATACCTCAGTGATTTTTATGGCGACATGAAACGTTGGAGTTTTAACCTTCAGATTTATTTTCTTCACCATCGTTTTAAAGGTCAAAGAAATATTGCACATAATAATGGGGGAGTGATTCAGGATCGTACCATTTATGAAGATGTAGAAATCTTTGCCAGAAACCTCCATGAAATGAATCGAATGGATGACCGTGATTGGCAAAACTACCAGGATTTATTTAGTATTATGACAGGCTATTTACGCCAGCCAGATTTGATTATTTATTTGAAGGCCTCCACCGACACGCTTCAAACGCGGATTCATTCACGGGGACGTGATTATGAAAATTCTATTGATCCGGAATATTTGCACCAATTGAATGTGGCTTATGACAAGTGGATAAACGAATTAAAAGATATTTCTGTCATGACAATTGAAACGGACCATTTCAATATTTTTGAAAATACAGATCAATTCCAATCAATTTTAGATGACGTAAAAAAACAATTGTAG
- the galE gene encoding UDP-glucose 4-epimerase GalE, which produces MKILVTGGAGYIGSHVVLDLCEAGYEVVVLDDLSTGNREAVDSRAEFVQGSTLNNDDLNNVLNDVEAVVHLAAFKAAGESMVEPGKYSRNNISGTISLLNAMIDRGVDKFIFSSTAAVYGYPQYLPLDENHSLDPINYYGFTKLEIERILKWYGELKGLKFAALRYFNAAGYDPKGRLKSLEKNPANLLPIVMEVASGVREKMQIFGNDYDTPDGTGVRDYIHVSDLASAHLKAIEYLHENESLTVNLATGESHSVLDVIKLAKEISGQEISYDIVDRRAGDPAKLFAGTTLAFDQLGWKAEYSDLRTLLETTWKVYQK; this is translated from the coding sequence ATGAAAATATTAGTTACGGGGGGTGCTGGTTATATTGGCTCCCATGTTGTATTGGACCTGTGTGAGGCAGGATATGAAGTAGTTGTTCTGGATGATCTCTCCACAGGAAATCGTGAAGCGGTGGACTCTCGTGCTGAATTTGTCCAGGGATCAACGCTGAACAATGATGACCTGAACAATGTATTAAATGACGTAGAAGCTGTCGTTCATTTGGCAGCTTTCAAGGCTGCAGGCGAATCTATGGTTGAGCCGGGGAAATATTCTCGCAATAATATTTCAGGTACAATTTCACTTCTGAATGCCATGATTGACCGTGGTGTGGATAAATTTATTTTTTCTTCTACCGCTGCCGTTTATGGTTATCCCCAATATTTACCTTTGGATGAAAATCACTCTTTGGATCCCATCAATTATTATGGCTTCACCAAGCTAGAAATTGAACGCATCTTAAAGTGGTATGGTGAATTGAAAGGATTAAAGTTTGCCGCCTTGCGTTATTTCAACGCAGCAGGTTATGACCCAAAAGGTCGCCTCAAATCTTTAGAAAAAAATCCTGCTAATTTGCTTCCTATTGTTATGGAAGTGGCATCGGGAGTCCGTGAAAAAATGCAAATATTCGGGAATGACTATGACACCCCCGATGGCACTGGTGTGCGGGATTACATCCATGTTTCTGATTTGGCTTCGGCCCACCTGAAGGCTATAGAATATTTGCATGAAAACGAAAGTCTAACAGTGAATCTTGCTACAGGAGAAAGCCACTCCGTTTTAGATGTAATCAAGTTGGCGAAAGAAATTTCCGGACAGGAAATATCTTATGATATAGTTGATCGTCGTGCCGGCGATCCTGCAAAACTTTTTGCCGGCACAACTCTGGCCTTTGATCAATTGGGATGGAAAGCTGAATATTCCGATTTAAGGACACTGTTGGAAACAACATGGAAAGTTTATCAAAAATGA
- a CDS encoding DNA primase — MARIPQETIDRIRDTADIVDVVSRHVDLKKRGRNFFGLCPFHNEKTPSFSVAPEKGIYHCFGCGNGGNAVNFIMEYEKISFVEALQELGNQLGIDVDFSGGDDSKEFFENLYEIHLGAAALYNSTLFSDMGTDAKNYLLDRGLSEESLKLFKVGFAPEKSSFLVNKVKPKKYNRDVYEKSGLFGFSNNEFYDRFRARIMFPISNSSGKVIAFGGRVFGTEDPAKYMNSPETPLYRKSEIFYGLHLTRDAIRKEGYAILVEGYTDLIQLFQAGIKNVVAVSGTAFTDRHVQQIRRFTAKVYLAYDGDSAGINAALRAGYVLLKGGVEPHVIEIPEGLDPDDWVQRDGADGFKLNGIDKASELLRFHLKARNFKEMSSAERSNLIKEILKEAVGIPDPIIQQALIKSLAQAGGVDENQMVHLFSQQLRKKRPQYPTEEANPKPKLFTTVNAKAELGIIKVLAGDDAEAKALLKEKLDINRLKNEQLKKLAQLLMDKNEVNPAEIIAHFDSSEEREVISRIMMEEEDTTTLPLQMAEECLRTMSKVSTKEKIREIRMKIREMEDAGNDSTELMMEVIQLQKEVNG; from the coding sequence ATGGCTAGGATTCCACAAGAAACTATCGATCGGATACGAGATACGGCTGATATTGTGGATGTTGTCTCTCGCCATGTTGACTTAAAAAAACGGGGGCGCAACTTTTTTGGTTTATGTCCTTTTCATAATGAAAAAACACCCTCCTTTTCAGTAGCGCCTGAGAAAGGTATCTATCATTGTTTTGGTTGTGGAAACGGCGGTAATGCGGTGAATTTTATCATGGAGTATGAAAAGATCAGTTTTGTTGAAGCGCTTCAGGAATTGGGTAACCAGTTGGGGATTGATGTAGACTTCAGCGGTGGTGATGACTCAAAAGAATTTTTTGAAAATCTTTATGAAATTCATTTAGGTGCGGCGGCGCTATACAATTCCACATTGTTTTCAGATATGGGTACTGATGCAAAAAATTATTTACTCGATCGGGGCTTAAGTGAAGAATCACTCAAATTATTCAAGGTTGGATTTGCCCCGGAGAAATCTTCATTTTTAGTTAATAAAGTAAAACCGAAGAAATATAACCGGGATGTTTATGAAAAATCGGGACTATTTGGTTTTTCTAATAATGAATTTTATGATCGCTTTCGCGCACGGATTATGTTTCCCATCTCAAATTCTTCTGGTAAAGTGATTGCTTTTGGAGGCCGTGTATTCGGGACAGAAGATCCAGCAAAATATATGAATTCACCTGAAACACCCCTCTACCGAAAGAGCGAAATATTCTACGGCCTCCATCTTACTCGGGATGCGATCCGGAAGGAAGGCTATGCAATTTTGGTGGAAGGGTATACCGATTTGATCCAGCTTTTCCAAGCGGGAATCAAAAATGTGGTAGCCGTATCCGGCACTGCTTTTACGGATCGGCATGTTCAACAAATTCGTCGATTTACCGCAAAAGTTTATTTGGCTTACGATGGCGATTCAGCAGGAATCAACGCTGCTTTAAGGGCGGGATATGTACTTTTAAAAGGCGGTGTTGAACCACATGTAATTGAAATTCCCGAAGGACTTGATCCTGACGATTGGGTTCAGCGTGATGGTGCTGACGGGTTCAAATTAAATGGGATTGACAAAGCATCGGAACTTCTTCGGTTCCATTTAAAAGCCAGAAATTTTAAAGAAATGTCTTCTGCAGAAAGATCAAATTTGATTAAAGAAATTCTGAAAGAAGCGGTTGGGATACCTGATCCTATTATTCAGCAAGCTTTAATAAAATCATTGGCTCAAGCTGGCGGCGTTGATGAAAATCAAATGGTGCACTTATTCTCTCAACAATTAAGAAAAAAGCGACCACAATATCCAACGGAGGAAGCCAATCCAAAACCAAAACTTTTTACAACAGTAAATGCCAAGGCAGAACTGGGTATCATTAAAGTATTGGCCGGCGACGATGCAGAAGCAAAGGCTTTACTTAAAGAAAAACTGGATATCAATCGATTAAAAAACGAACAGTTGAAAAAATTGGCTCAATTGTTAATGGACAAAAATGAGGTAAATCCGGCGGAGATTATTGCACATTTTGATTCATCAGAAGAACGTGAAGTTATCAGTAGAATTATGATGGAAGAAGAAGATACAACTACCTTACCGCTTCAAATGGCAGAGGAATGTTTAAGAACAATGTCAAAAGTTTCCACTAAAGAAAAGATTCGTGAAATAAGGATGAAAATCCGTGAAATGGAAGACGCTGGTAATGACTCTACAGAATTAATGATGGAAGTTATTCAATTGCAGAAAGAAGTCAATGGTTAA
- a CDS encoding CvpA family protein, with amino-acid sequence MIDALATFFIIAIGLIGFRRGLVEEMGRLLGIIFATVFALRLYVDLGSFLMVWLPVDVWLLFVLSFIIIFSGVLLLTRFITKLIHFLFLSKSTKWVNRIMGTSFGIIKGLLVVMIFFWMFELLPNRDTSNIVMKQSKLAQRLINVRKNIITTFNWKDPVELGEKTIREFLNTMENNNG; translated from the coding sequence ATGATAGACGCATTAGCAACATTCTTTATAATTGCCATAGGTTTGATCGGGTTTCGTCGGGGATTAGTGGAAGAAATGGGCCGCCTTTTAGGCATTATTTTTGCCACTGTTTTTGCCCTGAGACTTTACGTTGATTTGGGTTCTTTTCTCATGGTATGGCTTCCTGTTGATGTATGGCTTTTATTTGTTCTTAGTTTTATCATTATTTTTTCAGGTGTCCTTTTATTAACCCGCTTTATCACAAAATTGATTCATTTTTTATTTTTATCCAAAAGTACAAAATGGGTAAATCGTATAATGGGAACTTCCTTTGGAATCATTAAAGGTCTTTTGGTTGTAATGATATTTTTTTGGATGTTTGAACTTTTGCCCAACCGGGATACATCAAACATTGTAATGAAACAATCCAAATTGGCGCAGCGATTAATTAATGTAAGAAAAAATATTATTACAACATTTAATTGGAAAGACCCTGTAGAATTAGGTGAAAAAACAATCCGTGAATTTTTGAATACCATGGAAAATAACAATGGCTAG